Proteins from a genomic interval of Salvelinus alpinus chromosome 7, SLU_Salpinus.1, whole genome shotgun sequence:
- the LOC139581009 gene encoding ETS translocation variant 4-like isoform X3, protein MSPMQHHYSPKQVGGAGGRPDNMAYNMNHPATSQPLPSHNNYPMNPSSSYQAPSADMCPPGFPPQGQAFQRMHPAPAGGGGGGGGGGGPSGGGGSGGGGGYHRQHSDPCLPYLQQSFKQEYLDPLYERAAHMAGQGHGPGPGHGSRHGPHPPHQPQNSHPHPHRFPPAHMMVKQEPTDYTYEPDVPGCPSMYHHSEGYPNPQHNNEGYLFENDSCVVPEKFEGEVKQEGGSVFRDGAPYQRRGSLQLWQFLVALLDDPGNAHFIAWTGRGMEFKLIEPEEVARLWGMQKNRPAMNYDKLSRSLRYYYEKGIMQKVAGERYVYKFVCEPEALISLAFPDNQRPSLKAEFERYVNEEDTVPLSHMDEGASYPTEQAPPNMGAQPYSKGYMY, encoded by the exons ATGTCCCCCATGCAGCACCATTACTCCCCCAAGCAAGTCGGAGGCGCTGGTGGAAGGCCTGACAACATGGCCTACAACATGAACCACCCTGCCACCTCCCAGCCACTGCCCAGCCACAACAACTACCCCATGAACCCCAG tTCCAGTTATCAGGCCCCCTCAGCAGACATGTGCCCCCCGGGGTTCCCCCCTCAAGGGCAGGCCTTCCAGCGAATGCACCCTGCCCCAGCCGGAGGTGGTggcggtggaggaggaggtggaggaccgagtggaggtggtggtagtggtggtgggggtggctACCATCGGCAGCACTCAGACCCCTGTCTGCCCTACCTGCAGCAGAGCTTCAAGCAGGAGTATCTGGACCCTCTGTATGAGAGGGCTGCCCATATGGCAGGACAAGGACACGGGCCTGGGCCAGGGCATGGATCAAGGCACGGACCTCACCCACCTCACCAACCCCAAAACTCCCACCCCCATCCTCACAGGTTCCCCCCTGCCCACATGATGGTGAAGCAGGAGCCGACTGACTACACCTATGAGCCTG ACGTGCCTGGATGTCCTTCAATGTACCACCACAGCGAGGGGTACCCCAACCCCCAGCACAACAATGAAG GCTATCTCTTTGAAAACGACTCCTGTGTCGTTCCGGAGAAATTCGAAG GTGAGGTGAAGCAGGAGGGGGGTAGCGTGTTTCGTGATGGGGCCCCCTACCAGCGCCGGGGATCCCTGCAACTCTGGCAGTTCCTGGTGGCCCTGCTGGATGACCCGGGCAACGCCCACTTTATCGCCTGGACCGGCCGCGGCATGGAGTTCAAACTCATCGAGCCTGAGGAG GTGGCCAGGCTCTGGGGCATGCAGAAGAACCGTCCAGCCATGAACTATGACAAGCTCAGTCGCTCTCTGCGTTATTACTACGAGAAGGGAATTATGCAGAAG GTGGCAGGGGAGCGCTATGTTTACAAGTTTGTGTGCGAGCCCGAGGCTCTCATCTCTCTGGCCTTCCCCGACAACCAGCGGCCCAGCCTGAAGGCAGAGTTTGAGCGCTACGTCAACGAGGAGGACACTGTGCCCCTGTCCCACATGGACGAGGGGGCCTCCTACCCCACTGAACAAGCCCCACCAAACATGGGCGCCCAGCCATACTCCAAAGGTTACATGTACTAA